A genome region from Portunus trituberculatus isolate SZX2019 chromosome 18, ASM1759143v1, whole genome shotgun sequence includes the following:
- the LOC123505722 gene encoding uncharacterized protein LOC123505722, which yields MTRPQQATTETRPQQATTETRPQQATTETRPQQATTETRPQQDHRDQTQRPQQATTETRPQQATTDQTSRRPDHSTAAGYHRDQTTAGYHRDQTTAGYHRDQTTAGYHRDQTTAGYHRDQTTAGYHRDQTTAGYHRDQTTAGYHRDQTTAGYHRDQTTAGYHRDQTTAGYHRDQTTAGYHRDQTTAGYHRDQTTAGYHRDQTTAGYHRDQTTAGYHRDQTTAGYHRDQTTAGYHRDQTTAGYHRDQTTAGYHRDQTTAGYHRDQTTAGYHRDQTTAGYHRDQTTAGYHRDQTTAGYHRDQTTAGYHRDQTTAGYHRDQTTAGYHRDQTEATRPQRLPRPQQATTETRPQQATTETRPQQATTETRPQQATTETRPQQATTETRPQQATTETRPQQATTETRPQQATTETRPQQATTETRPQQATTETRPQQATTETRPQQATTETRPQQATTETRPQQATTETRPQQATTETRPQQATTETRPQQATTENTSSSSSPS from the coding sequence ATGACCAGACCACAGCAGGCTACCACAGAGACCAGACCACAGCAGGCTACCACAGAGACCAGACCACAGCAGGCTACCACAGAGACCAGACCACAGCAGGCTACCACAGAGACCAGACCACAGCAGGACCACAGAGACCAGACCCAGAGACCACAGCAGGCTACCACAGAGACCAGACCACAGCAGGCTACCACAGACCAGACCAGCAGGAGACCAGaccacagcacagcagcagGCTACCACAGAGACCAGACCACAGCAGGCTACCACAGAGACCAGACCACAGCAGGCTACCACAGAGACCAGACCACAGCAGGCTACCACAGAGACCAGACCACAGCAGGCTACCACAGAGACCAGACCACAGCAGGCTACCACAGAGACCAGACCACAGCAGGCTACCACAGAGACCAGACCACAGCAGGCTACCACAGAGACCAGACCACAGCAGGCTACCACAGAGACCAGACCACAGCAGGCTACCACAGAGACCAGACCACAGCAGGCTACCACAGAGACCAGACCACAGCAGGCTACCACAGAGACCAGACCACAGCAGGCTACCACAGAGACCAGACCACAGCAGGCTACCACAGAGACCAGACCACAGCAGGCTACCACAGAGACCAGACCACAGCAGGCTACCACAGAGACCAGACCACAGCAGGCTACCACAGAGACCAGACCACAGCAGGCTACCACAGAGACCAGACCACAGCAGGCTACCACAGAGACCAGACCACAGCAGGCTACCACAGAGACCAGACCACAGCAGGCTACCACAGAGACCAGACCACAGCAGGCTACCACAGAGACCAGACCACAGCAGGCTACCACAGAGACCAGACCACAGCAGGCTACCACAGAGACCAGACCACAGCAGGCTACCACAGAGACCAGACCACAGCAGGCTACCACAGAGACCAGACCACAGCAGGCTACCACAGAGACCAGACCACAGCAGGCTACCACAGAGACCAGACAGAGGCTACCAGACCACAGAGGCTACCCAGACCACAGCAGGCTACCACAGAGACCAGACCACAGCAGGCTACCACAGAGACCAGACCACAGCAGGCTACCACAGAGACCAGACCACAGCAGGCTACCACAGAGACCAGACCACAGCAGGCTACCACAGAGACCAGACCACAGCAGGCTACCACAGAGACCAGACCACAGCAGGCTACCACAGAGACCAGACCACAGCAGGCTACCACAGAGACCAGACCACAGCAGGCTACCACAGAGACCAGACCACAGCAGGCTACCACAGAGACCAGACCACAGCAGGCTACCACAGAGACCAGACCACAGCAGGCTACCACAGAGACCAGACCACAGCAGGCTACCACAGAGACCAGACCACAGCAGGCTACCACAGAGACCAGACCACAGCAGGCTACCACAGAGACCAGACCACAGCAGGCTACCACAGAGACCAGACCACAGCAGGCTACCACAGAGAAtacatcgtcatcgtcatctccTTCGTAA
- the LOC123505724 gene encoding flocculation protein FLO11-like, translated as MAFTGWDWAVFVGALSATLGTGLVGGWVARRRTERGDLKGKAAKFLMGGRALNPLAVALSIMVSAVSAVTLLAHMTRPQQATTETRPQQATTETRPQQATTETRPQQATRDQTTAGYHRDQTTAGYHRDQTTAGYHRDQTTAGYHRDQTTAGYHRDQTTAGYHRDQTTAGYHRDQTTAGYHRDQTTAATETRPQQATTEIRPQQATTETRPQQATTETRPQQATTETRPQQATKETRPQQATTETRPQQATTETKPQQATTETRPQQATTETRPQQATTETRPQQATTETRPQQATTETRPQQATTETRPQQATTETRPQQATTETRPQQATKETRPQQATTETRDHSRLPQRPDHSRLPQRPDHGRLPQRPDHSRLPQRPDHSRLPQRSDHSRLPQRPDHNRLPQRPDHSRLPQRPETTAGYHRDQRPQQATTETRPQQATTETRPQQATTETRPQQATTETRPQQATTETRPRLPQRPETTAGYHRDQTTAGYHRDQTTVGYHRDQTTAGYHRDQTTVGYQTTVGYHRDQTTAGYHRDQRPQQATTETRPQQATTKTRPQQAATEARPQQAATETRPQQATTETRPQQATTETRPQQATTETRQQQATTETRPQQATTENTSSSSSPS; from the exons atgGCCTTCACCGGTTGGGACTGGGCGGTGTTCGTGGGAGCCCTATCGGCCACGCTGGGGACGGGGTTGGTTGGAGGATGGGTGGCGCGGCGCAGGACGGAGCGGGGCGACCTGAAGGGCAAGGCTGCGAAGTTCTTGATGGGCGGCAGGGCGCTCAACCCGCTGGCGGTGGCGCTGTCAATCATGGTGAGCGCCGTGTCTGCCGTGACGCTGCTAG CTCATATGACCAGACCACAGCAGGCTACCACAGAGACCAGACCACAGCAGGCTACCACAGAGACCAGACCACAGCAGGCTACCACAGAGACCAGACCACAGCAGGCTACCAGAGACCAGACCACAGCAGGCTACCACAGAGACCAGACCACAGCAGGCTACCACAGAGACCAGACCACAGCAGGCTACCACAGAGACCAGACCACAGCAGGCTACCACAGAGACCAGACCACAGCAGGCTACCACAGAGACCAGACCACAGCAGGCTACCACAGAGACCAGACCACAGCAGGCTACCACAGAGACCAGACCACAGCAGGCTACCACAGAGACCAGACCACG GCTGCCACAGAGACCAGACCACAGCAGGCTACCACAGAGATCAGACCACAGCAGGCTACCACAGAGACCAGACCACAACAGGCTACCACAGAGACCAGACCACAGCAGGCTACCACAGAGACCAGACCACAGCAGGCTACCAAAGAGACCAGACCACAGCAGGCTACCACAGAGACCAGACCACAGCAGGCTACCACAGAGACTAAACCACAGCAGGCTACCACAGAGACCAGACCACAGCAGGCTACCACAGAGACCAGACCACAGCAGGCTACCACAGAGACCAGACCACAGCAGGCTACCACAGAGACCAGACCACAGCAGGCTACCACAGAGACCAGACCACAGCAGGCTACCACAGAGACCAGACCACAGCAGGCTACCACAGAGACCAGACCACAGCAGGCTACCACAGAGACCAGACCACAGCAGGCTACCAAAGAGACCAGACCACAGCAGGCTACCACAGAGACCAGAGACCACAGCAGGCTACCACAGAGACCAGACCACAGCAGGCTACCACAGAGACCAGACCACGGTAGGCTACCACAGAGACCAGACCACAGCAGGCTGCCACAGAGACCAGACCACAGCAGGCTACCACAGAGATCAGACCACAGCAGGCTACCACAGAGACCAGACCACAACAGGTTACCACAGAGACCAGACCACAGCAGGCTACCACAGAGACCAGAGACCACAGCAGGCTACCACAGAGACCAGAGACCACAGCAGGCTACCACAGAGACCAGACCACAGCAGGCTACCACAGAGACCAGACCACAGCAGGCTACCACAGAGACCAGACCACAGCAGGCTACCACAGAGACCAGACCACAGCAGGCTACCACAGAGACCAGACCACG GCTACCACAGAGACCAGAGACCACAGCAGGCTACCACAGAGACCAGACCACAGCAGGCTACCACAGAGACCAGACCACGGTAGGCTACCACAGAGACCAGACCACAGCAGGCTACCACAGAGACCAGACCACGGTAGGCTACCAGACCACGGTAGGCTACCACAGAGATCAGACCACAGCAGGCTACCACAGAGACCAGAGACCACAGCAGGCTACCACAGAGACCAGACCACAGCAGGCTACCACAAAGACCAGACCACAGCAGGCTGCCACAGAGGCCAGACCACAGCAGGCTGCCACAGAGACCAGACCACAGCAGGCTACCACAGAGACCAGACCACAACAGGCTACCACAGAGACCAGACCACAGCAGGCTACCACAGAGACCAGACAACAGCAGGCTACCACAGAGACCAGACCACAGCAGGCTACCACAGAGAAtacatcgtcatcgtcatctccTTCGTAA